In the genome of Desulfovibrio desulfuricans, one region contains:
- a CDS encoding dicarboxylate/amino acid:cation symporter: MAFLWFYTATGFAIVIGITLNHFFHPAQGVALEFTGTVPANLASHIDWTKFFLDIIPDNIIMAAANQKLIPVLFFAICFGLCIGMVGKKGECVIAGMEGILEAMFKMTKGVVATSPLAVAAIIAWAVASQGTVLLLAMGKLIGVFYIGIVILVCVFMVILKLLGVSPIQTTKKILEPLLLGFTTCSSEVTLPVHMEILERSGIPKRVVSFVIPLGYSFNLDGAALYQSLAITFLAELYGLHLDGPQLLTILITTLIANKGAANVPAAALVVIAVLCQTLGLPVEAIGIITGVDRFMDMGRTFINVYGNTVACIVLNKFGGGHLADSNTRENMESA; the protein is encoded by the coding sequence TTGGCCTTTCTCTGGTTTTACACGGCAACAGGATTCGCCATCGTCATCGGCATAACCCTCAACCACTTTTTCCACCCTGCGCAGGGCGTGGCGCTTGAATTTACGGGCACTGTGCCCGCCAATCTGGCCTCGCACATCGACTGGACAAAATTTTTCCTCGATATCATCCCCGACAACATCATCATGGCTGCGGCCAATCAAAAACTTATCCCGGTACTCTTTTTCGCCATATGCTTCGGACTGTGCATAGGCATGGTCGGTAAAAAAGGCGAATGCGTCATTGCGGGCATGGAGGGCATTCTTGAAGCCATGTTCAAGATGACCAAGGGCGTCGTTGCAACGTCGCCTCTGGCCGTGGCAGCCATCATCGCCTGGGCCGTCGCCTCGCAGGGCACGGTTCTGCTGCTGGCCATGGGCAAGCTTATCGGGGTATTTTACATCGGCATTGTCATTCTCGTCTGCGTATTTATGGTCATTCTCAAGCTTCTGGGCGTCTCGCCCATACAGACGACAAAAAAGATCCTTGAGCCGTTGTTGCTGGGCTTCACCACCTGCTCCTCAGAAGTAACCCTCCCCGTACACATGGAGATACTGGAGCGCAGCGGCATTCCCAAACGAGTTGTTTCATTCGTCATCCCGCTTGGCTACAGTTTTAACCTGGACGGCGCCGCCCTGTACCAGTCGCTGGCCATCACCTTTCTGGCCGAGCTGTACGGGCTGCACCTGGACGGCCCGCAGCTGCTGACCATTCTCATAACAACCCTCATCGCCAACAAGGGCGCGGCCAACGTACCCGCCGCCGCTCTGGTGGTCATAGCAGTTCTTTGCCAGACGCTGGGGCTGCCTGTTGAGGCCATCGGCATCATCACGGGTGTGGACCGCTTTATGGACATGGGCAGAACATTCATCAACGTCTACGGCAATACGGTCGCCTGCATTGTTCTTAACAAGTTTGGCGGCGGCCATCTTGCCGACAGCAATACCCGCGAAAACATGGAGAGCGCCTGA
- a CDS encoding cation:dicarboxylate symporter family transporter produces MATTRAKRSFPLYAQILTGLVVGAVIGFAWPDFGKNLQPIGTAFIKAIKMIVIPLVFCAISLGISKMSKDIKSWAGSAGWPFSGFTRQQDSPSSSA; encoded by the coding sequence ATGGCCACAACACGCGCAAAACGGTCATTTCCATTGTATGCACAGATTTTGACGGGGCTTGTCGTCGGAGCCGTCATCGGCTTTGCCTGGCCGGATTTCGGCAAAAACCTTCAGCCCATCGGCACTGCCTTTATCAAGGCGATCAAGATGATCGTCATCCCTCTGGTGTTCTGCGCCATCAGCCTTGGCATAAGCAAGATGAGCAAGGACATAAAAAGCTGGGCAGGCTCGGCGGGTTGGCCTTTCTCTGGTTTTACACGGCAACAGGATTCGCCATCGTCATCGGCATAA
- a CDS encoding GntR family transcriptional regulator: MKPNLCTTYSAQVIAHIKECLLSGALRLGDPVREAAIAEKLGISRGPVREAVQALALEGLVSNLPQKAKYIRRMSAKEIEDSYCMGGTLEGACIVRSLPFMDDAAMRELRERFRQIEEQCRHASGLSALSDVDDAFHNALMSRCDNKLMVDTARKSCWHISKFLYYKIWDKIFTPAEFLKRHLLILEAVESRDAQRIETVLREHYAESGRRFGAVVAADDAVVMSRGKKGATSRQRQKRSDVYSEETA, encoded by the coding sequence ATGAAACCCAATCTCTGCACAACATACAGCGCCCAGGTTATTGCGCATATCAAGGAATGCCTGCTCAGCGGGGCGCTCAGGCTCGGCGACCCTGTCCGGGAGGCCGCGATCGCCGAAAAGCTGGGCATCAGCCGCGGCCCAGTGCGCGAGGCTGTCCAGGCGCTGGCGCTTGAGGGTCTCGTGAGCAACCTGCCGCAAAAGGCAAAGTACATACGGCGCATGAGCGCCAAAGAAATTGAAGACAGCTATTGCATGGGCGGAACACTCGAAGGCGCGTGCATTGTGCGCTCGTTGCCCTTTATGGATGATGCCGCCATGCGCGAGCTGCGCGAACGGTTTCGGCAGATAGAAGAGCAGTGCCGCCATGCCTCAGGCCTGTCTGCCCTGAGCGATGTGGACGACGCCTTTCACAACGCGTTGATGTCCCGGTGCGACAACAAGCTGATGGTGGACACGGCGCGCAAGTCGTGCTGGCATATCTCAAAATTTCTGTACTACAAGATATGGGACAAAATTTTTACGCCAGCCGAATTTTTAAAGCGTCACCTTCTTATTCTCGAGGCTGTGGAAAGCCGGGATGCCCAGCGCATTGAAACCGTGCTGCGCGAGCACTACGCGGAGTCGGGACGGCGTTTTGGGGCTGTGGTGGCGGCGGATGACGCGGTGGTTATGTCCAGGGGAAAAAAAGGCGCGACGTCCCGGCAGCGGCAAAAGCGATCCGATGTCTATAGTGAAGAAACCGCTTGA
- a CDS encoding HAD family hydrolase: protein MDNLEGRCMTAQQTRPLGVHALFPQGIGGVIFDCDGVMIDSRAANNVFYNRVLAYFGLPPMNLEQENYCFMATSRQALLHIVPPHLHHEIDYVIRNEVVYQRDIVPMLRLQPGFKGFIDNLRSRGVRMAVHTNRKLDGIQTVLDIFSLPSYFNPVVAADTAAPKPSAEGTRHICAVWQCPPQHVLFVGDSEHDKEAARGAGVIFAAFNGGQLRGEITAADYTALHNTLDAVLPPVSGQ from the coding sequence GTGGATAACCTGGAGGGCCGGTGCATGACGGCGCAGCAGACGCGGCCGCTGGGCGTTCATGCCTTGTTTCCTCAAGGCATCGGCGGTGTGATCTTTGACTGCGACGGCGTGATGATCGACTCACGCGCGGCCAACAACGTTTTTTACAACCGCGTGCTGGCCTATTTTGGGCTGCCGCCCATGAACCTGGAGCAGGAAAACTACTGTTTTATGGCCACATCGCGGCAGGCCCTGCTGCATATTGTGCCGCCGCACCTGCATCATGAAATCGATTATGTGATACGAAACGAAGTTGTCTATCAGCGCGATATTGTCCCCATGCTGCGCCTGCAGCCTGGATTTAAAGGCTTTATCGACAATTTGCGCAGTCGGGGCGTGCGCATGGCCGTGCACACCAACCGCAAGCTCGATGGAATACAAACGGTTCTGGACATTTTTTCCCTGCCCTCCTATTTTAATCCTGTGGTTGCGGCGGATACCGCCGCGCCAAAGCCTTCGGCAGAGGGCACGCGGCACATATGCGCCGTATGGCAATGCCCTCCGCAACATGTGCTTTTTGTTGGCGACAGCGAGCACGACAAAGAGGCTGCCAGGGGGGCGGGGGTGATATTTGCCGCATTTAACGGCGGCCAGTTACGGGGAGAGATTACGGCGGCAGACTATACAGCTCTGCACAATACGCTTGATGCGGTGTTGCCGCCGGTTTCCGGCCAGTAG
- a CDS encoding YggT family protein, whose protein sequence is MIVLANTLSAVALVFGSLLSLYFWIVVIAAVLTWVRPDPYNPIVRALRTMTEPVFYRVRKWLPFTYSNGMDFSPVVVLLAIELFNRIVVASLAQYAMTLH, encoded by the coding sequence ATGATTGTTCTTGCCAATACCCTGAGCGCCGTTGCCCTGGTGTTTGGGTCGCTGCTCAGTCTTTATTTTTGGATTGTCGTCATCGCGGCCGTGCTCACCTGGGTGCGCCCCGATCCGTACAATCCCATTGTGCGCGCGTTGCGCACCATGACAGAACCCGTGTTTTACCGTGTACGCAAATGGTTGCCGTTTACCTATTCAAACGGCATGGATTTTTCGCCTGTGGTGGTGCTGCTGGCCATTGAGCTCTTTAACCGGATCGTCGTCGCCTCGCTGGCCCAGTATGCGATGACCCTCCACTAG
- a CDS encoding DUF465 domain-containing protein, which yields MDQQELKLLETYAATDPELKSLWEDHVLYEKQVEKLEHKAFRSPTEEQTLKQLKKQKLEGKTQLMAVLDRLKKQG from the coding sequence ATGGATCAGCAAGAACTAAAACTTCTGGAAACCTATGCTGCCACTGATCCGGAGCTGAAATCCCTTTGGGAAGATCATGTGCTCTACGAAAAGCAGGTCGAAAAGCTTGAACACAAGGCTTTTCGGTCGCCTACTGAAGAGCAGACGCTCAAACAACTGAAAAAGCAAAAGCTCGAAGGCAAAACCCAGCTCATGGCTGTTCTTGACCGTCTGAAAAAACAAGGATAG
- the ilvB gene encoding biosynthetic-type acetolactate synthase large subunit — translation MECTGAQILLESMKREGVDVLFGYPGGAVIDIYDELPRHPELRHVLVRHEQGAVHAADGYARASGKAGVCLVTSGPGATNTVTGIATAYSDSIPLVIFTGQVPTQLIGNDAFQEVDIVGITRPCTKHNFLVKDINKLALTIRQAFYLARSGRPGPVLIDLPKDVMQARAEFVWPEDIYMRSYNPTYKPNLNQLRRSVEELAKAERPVILAGGGVILSNGAEALTDLARKLSIPVTCTLMGLGGFPATDPLWLGMVGMHGTYAANLAINNCDVLMCVGARFDDRVTGKLAAFAPKARIVHIDIDPTSIRKNVEVQVPVVGDCRLALEGIAEICDAKLQNKDWAGEHAAWLAAVAEWKSSKPLCYQCNGNIKPQSVIEALYDITGGDAIIATEVGQHQMWVAQFYSFTKPRTLLTSGGLGTMGYGFPASVGAQFAFPDKKVIAVAGDASLQMNIQELATVVANRLPIKVVILNNRYLGMVRQWQELFYNNNYSSTNMEAQPDFVKLAEAYGAEGYRIEKAEDMRAVLEKALASPNPAFIDVVVEREENVYPIVPAGAALDEMLLV, via the coding sequence ATGGAATGTACTGGTGCGCAGATTCTCCTTGAGTCCATGAAGCGAGAGGGCGTGGATGTGCTGTTCGGGTATCCGGGCGGTGCGGTCATTGACATTTACGACGAACTACCGCGCCATCCGGAGCTACGCCACGTGCTTGTACGGCATGAGCAAGGAGCTGTGCACGCGGCTGACGGCTATGCCCGTGCCTCTGGTAAAGCCGGCGTCTGCCTGGTTACCTCTGGCCCGGGAGCCACAAATACGGTCACGGGCATAGCCACGGCCTATTCCGATTCTATTCCCCTGGTGATTTTTACCGGCCAGGTTCCTACCCAGCTGATCGGCAACGACGCCTTTCAGGAAGTGGATATCGTGGGTATCACCCGGCCCTGCACCAAACACAACTTTTTGGTCAAAGATATCAACAAGCTGGCGCTTACCATCCGCCAGGCCTTTTATCTTGCGCGGTCGGGTCGCCCCGGCCCGGTACTTATCGACCTGCCCAAGGACGTCATGCAGGCCCGGGCGGAGTTTGTCTGGCCTGAAGACATCTACATGCGCAGCTACAACCCCACCTACAAGCCCAACCTCAACCAGTTGCGCCGCTCGGTGGAAGAGCTGGCCAAGGCTGAGCGCCCGGTTATTCTGGCGGGCGGCGGGGTTATTCTGTCCAACGGGGCGGAGGCCCTCACGGACCTTGCCCGCAAGCTGAGCATACCCGTAACCTGCACGCTCATGGGGCTGGGGGGCTTTCCCGCCACCGATCCCCTGTGGCTGGGCATGGTGGGCATGCACGGCACCTACGCGGCCAACCTGGCCATCAACAACTGCGATGTGCTGATGTGCGTGGGCGCGCGCTTTGACGACCGCGTTACCGGCAAGCTGGCGGCCTTTGCGCCCAAGGCCCGTATTGTGCACATTGATATCGACCCCACCTCCATCCGCAAAAATGTGGAGGTGCAGGTGCCGGTGGTGGGTGATTGCCGCCTGGCGCTTGAGGGCATTGCCGAAATATGCGACGCCAAGCTGCAGAACAAGGACTGGGCAGGCGAGCACGCCGCATGGCTTGCCGCCGTGGCCGAGTGGAAGTCGAGCAAGCCCCTGTGCTACCAGTGCAACGGCAATATCAAGCCGCAGTCGGTTATTGAGGCCCTGTACGACATCACCGGCGGCGACGCCATTATTGCCACCGAGGTGGGCCAGCACCAGATGTGGGTGGCCCAGTTTTATTCGTTTACCAAACCGCGTACCCTGCTGACCAGCGGGGGGCTCGGCACAATGGGTTACGGTTTTCCTGCTTCGGTGGGGGCGCAGTTTGCCTTTCCCGACAAAAAGGTCATTGCCGTGGCTGGCGATGCCTCGCTGCAGATGAACATTCAGGAACTGGCGACGGTGGTGGCCAACAGGCTGCCCATCAAGGTCGTCATTCTGAACAACCGGTATCTGGGCATGGTGCGGCAGTGGCAGGAGCTCTTTTACAACAACAACTACAGTTCCACCAACATGGAAGCCCAGCCCGACTTTGTGAAGCTGGCCGAAGCCTACGGGGCCGAGGGCTATCGCATTGAAAAGGCTGAGGACATGCGGGCCGTGCTCGAAAAGGCCCTGGCTTCGCCCAACCCTGCCTTTATCGATGTGGTGGTGGAGCGCGAAGAAAACGTGTACCCCATCGTGCCCGCCGGTGCGGCGCTTGATGAAATGTTGCTGGTGTAA
- the ilvN gene encoding acetolactate synthase small subunit translates to MQRHVLSVLVENEPGVLSRVAGLFSGRGFNIHSLNVAPALEEGVSHMTITTEGDSFILEQIMKQLHKIVSVIKVVDFADIPAVSREMMFVKVQAEGPMRGEILRTVEIFRCKVVDVSPNEMTIEATGDQNKLDAIISLLQRFGIKELARTGAVAMRRSKKTD, encoded by the coding sequence ATGCAACGACATGTGCTTTCCGTGCTGGTGGAAAACGAACCCGGCGTGCTCTCGCGCGTGGCCGGGCTGTTCAGCGGGCGCGGCTTCAATATCCATTCGCTCAATGTGGCTCCCGCTCTCGAAGAGGGCGTTTCGCACATGACTATCACTACCGAAGGCGACAGTTTTATTCTGGAGCAGATCATGAAGCAGCTCCACAAGATTGTGTCGGTCATCAAGGTGGTGGATTTTGCGGATATTCCCGCCGTGTCGCGTGAAATGATGTTTGTCAAAGTGCAGGCGGAAGGCCCCATGCGGGGCGAAATTCTGCGTACTGTTGAAATATTCCGCTGCAAGGTGGTGGATGTGAGCCCCAATGAAATGACCATTGAGGCCACCGGCGACCAAAACAAACTGGACGCCATCATCAGCCTGCTGCAACGGTTTGGAATCAAGGAACTGGCGCGCACAGGCGCGGTGGCCATGCGCCGTTCCAAGAAAACGGATTAG
- the ilvC gene encoding ketol-acid reductoisomerase, which yields MKVYYDQDADLNCLKNKTVAIIGYGSQGHAHAQNLRDSGVKVVVGQRPGGANYELAKEHGFTPVSASEAAAQADLIMILLPDEVQAAVYENDIKPHLTKGKALLFAHGFNIHFSQIQPPKNVDVFLIAPKGPGHLVRRTFTEGGGVPCLVGIHQDATGEALKIALAYAKGIGGTRSGVIETSFREETETDLFGEQAVLCGGVSALIKAGFETLVEAGYQPEMAYFECMHEMKLIVDLMYEGGLSRMRYSISNTAEYGDYVTGPRLITETVKKEMKGVLKDIQSGVFARNFILEARAKYPMFLTTRRNESEHQIEKVGKELRGMMSWLKKDKKD from the coding sequence ATGAAAGTTTACTACGATCAGGATGCAGACCTTAATTGTTTGAAAAACAAGACCGTGGCCATCATCGGTTATGGCAGTCAGGGCCATGCCCACGCCCAGAATCTGCGTGATTCCGGCGTCAAGGTTGTGGTGGGTCAGCGCCCCGGCGGTGCCAATTACGAGCTGGCCAAGGAGCATGGCTTTACGCCTGTTTCCGCTTCTGAAGCTGCCGCTCAGGCCGACCTGATCATGATTCTGCTGCCCGACGAAGTGCAGGCCGCAGTGTACGAAAACGACATTAAGCCCCATCTGACCAAGGGCAAGGCCCTGTTGTTCGCCCACGGCTTCAACATCCATTTCAGCCAGATCCAGCCGCCCAAGAATGTGGACGTTTTCCTCATTGCCCCCAAGGGCCCCGGCCATCTGGTGCGTCGCACCTTTACCGAAGGCGGCGGCGTGCCCTGCCTCGTGGGCATTCATCAGGACGCCACCGGCGAAGCCCTCAAGATCGCCCTGGCCTATGCCAAGGGCATCGGCGGCACCCGCTCCGGCGTTATTGAAACCTCCTTCCGCGAAGAGACCGAAACCGACCTCTTTGGCGAACAGGCCGTGCTTTGCGGCGGCGTTTCCGCGCTGATCAAGGCCGGTTTTGAAACCCTGGTGGAAGCTGGCTACCAGCCCGAAATGGCGTACTTTGAATGCATGCACGAAATGAAGCTTATCGTCGACCTCATGTATGAGGGCGGTCTTTCCCGCATGCGCTACTCCATCAGCAACACTGCCGAATACGGCGACTACGTCACCGGTCCCCGCCTGATCACCGAAACGGTGAAAAAGGAAATGAAGGGCGTGCTCAAGGACATCCAGAGCGGCGTGTTTGCGCGCAACTTCATTCTTGAAGCCCGCGCCAAGTACCCCATGTTCCTTACCACCCGCCGCAACGAATCTGAACACCAGATCGAAAAGGTGGGCAAGGAACTGCGCGGCATGATGTCGTGGCTCAAGAAGGACAAGAAAGACTAG
- a CDS encoding methyl-accepting chemotaxis protein, with product MLRNFSISQRIVCFVVIMIAMIISTATVSVFMTEGIIGDGTALAKEMLLDAQRGRIKDITHSQALGLAAMAAGKAEDEQLQVIMQYVDKARFEDDSSGYFYVYKGTVNAVHPTQKQLEGKDLGSTADSRGVLYVKELYKAAQQGGGFVDFVFPKPGAGDVFKLGYAEQIGGTHFWIGTGVYIDNVDKAENHLISTMRAMFHSRLTLYGGIFMAALLLVICPLSYVMVVSITKPLAGITRHARAVAQGNLDEEFETSGRDEVATLQQALSAMVIKLKEFIGQAEEQSRLASEAASEAKLAQAEALEAEHEAKNKTTAMLQAAERLEQVAQAVSTASTQLSAQIEQSDKGAVHSAQLLTEAATAMNQMNASVQEVAFSASSASDAATRTRERALAGAEIVEKAVQSIGSVHEVSLRLKVGMTELNDHSQAITRIMNVISDIADQTNLLALNAAIEAARAGDAGRGFAVVADEVRKLAEKTLASTQDVGNAIAAIQDSTSKSVGDMDKAVEQVELATDFANQSGKALEEIVSTVEATADQVNAIAEASGQQSAASEEINHSIDNVTQVARQTADAMGEAQKAVADLAQQARGLAELIVDMKN from the coding sequence GTGCTCAGAAATTTCAGCATCAGCCAGCGCATTGTATGCTTCGTTGTTATCATGATCGCCATGATCATTTCCACAGCGACGGTGTCGGTGTTTATGACCGAGGGCATCATTGGCGACGGTACAGCACTGGCCAAGGAAATGCTGCTCGATGCCCAACGGGGGCGCATCAAGGATATAACCCACTCGCAGGCGCTGGGGTTGGCCGCCATGGCGGCTGGCAAGGCTGAGGACGAGCAGCTGCAGGTCATCATGCAGTATGTGGACAAGGCGCGCTTTGAGGACGACAGCTCCGGATATTTTTACGTCTACAAAGGCACGGTCAACGCCGTGCACCCAACGCAAAAACAGCTTGAAGGCAAGGATCTGGGCAGCACCGCAGACAGCCGGGGCGTGCTCTATGTCAAGGAGCTGTACAAGGCTGCGCAGCAGGGCGGCGGGTTTGTGGATTTTGTTTTTCCCAAACCCGGAGCGGGCGATGTCTTTAAGCTCGGCTATGCTGAACAGATCGGGGGCACGCACTTCTGGATAGGGACCGGCGTGTACATCGACAACGTGGACAAGGCGGAAAACCACCTCATCAGCACCATGCGGGCCATGTTTCACAGCAGGCTGACCCTGTACGGCGGCATCTTTATGGCAGCGCTGCTTCTGGTAATCTGCCCGCTTTCGTATGTCATGGTCGTCTCCATCACCAAACCTCTGGCGGGCATAACCCGCCATGCCCGCGCCGTGGCCCAGGGCAACCTTGACGAGGAGTTTGAAACCTCCGGGCGGGATGAAGTGGCCACCCTGCAGCAGGCCCTGAGCGCCATGGTGATCAAGCTCAAGGAATTTATCGGCCAGGCGGAAGAGCAGAGCCGTCTGGCCAGCGAAGCCGCCAGCGAGGCCAAACTGGCGCAGGCAGAGGCCCTAGAGGCCGAGCACGAGGCAAAGAACAAGACTACCGCCATGCTGCAGGCCGCAGAAAGGCTCGAGCAGGTCGCCCAGGCCGTCAGCACCGCCTCCACCCAGCTTTCGGCCCAGATCGAACAGTCGGACAAAGGGGCCGTGCACTCCGCCCAGCTGCTTACCGAGGCCGCCACGGCCATGAACCAGATGAACGCCAGCGTGCAGGAGGTGGCCTTCAGCGCATCCAGCGCTTCCGACGCCGCAACCCGCACGCGCGAGCGGGCGCTGGCCGGCGCGGAAATTGTGGAAAAAGCCGTGCAGAGCATCGGCAGCGTGCACGAGGTCTCACTGCGGCTCAAGGTCGGCATGACCGAGCTCAACGACCACTCCCAGGCCATTACGCGCATCATGAATGTTATTTCAGACATTGCCGACCAGACCAACCTGCTGGCGCTCAACGCGGCCATCGAGGCGGCGCGGGCTGGCGACGCCGGGCGCGGTTTTGCCGTGGTTGCCGACGAGGTGCGCAAACTGGCGGAAAAAACCCTTGCCTCAACCCAGGACGTGGGCAATGCCATCGCGGCCATTCAGGACAGCACGTCAAAAAGCGTCGGGGATATGGACAAGGCCGTGGAGCAGGTGGAGCTGGCTACGGATTTTGCCAACCAGTCCGGCAAAGCGCTGGAAGAAATTGTCTCCACTGTCGAGGCCACGGCCGATCAGGTTAACGCCATAGCCGAGGCCAGCGGCCAGCAGTCCGCCGCCAGTGAAGAGATCAACCATTCCATCGACAACGTCACGCAGGTTGCCCGCCAGACTGCGGACGCCATGGGCGAAGCGCAAAAGGCCGTGGCGGATCTGGCGCAGCAGGCCAGAGGGCTGGCAGAACTGATAGTGGATATGAAAAACTAG
- a CDS encoding PLP-dependent aminotransferase family protein, whose product MISLGKDGSGPLYLRIYNQLKQDITSGALAENTVLPGSRLLASMLRVSRNTVDNAYGQLVAEGYIAPRKGVGFAVLHVPGIGGPEGSHCQTGLASTRPAAAHADGLAGTRAATLADAQTDAQAVAYDLTNSSHTVDLFPKSLWKKYTLECLELLEREEKISSLQAMQGEAYLRRHLLAYLKRIRGVTCTEDQIVITCGLQQSLEYVCKMAARRDQIILMEEPGFNKAAAVFRNNHIAIQTVPVDQNGLVVASLPPSPNAFALYSTPSHQFPTGATLPIGRRHALLRWAQENNVYILEDDFDSELRYYSKPIPSLQSIDTENRVIYLGTFSKGISPSIRMGYMILPPHLAALFGEMFAEYNSTVPVLNQYIIGRLLETGQYDRHIRRLGHVFKNRLELFVRELLCLGPKISITGNGTGQYFLLRFAAGADQQQLISRALRHGVRVYPTMQFWQDKAECPPHTLFLGFGKIRLEDIPDCVARLRAAWAEWLL is encoded by the coding sequence ATGATCAGCCTCGGCAAAGACGGTTCCGGCCCCCTGTATTTGCGGATATACAACCAGCTGAAGCAGGACATAACCAGCGGCGCTCTGGCGGAAAACACCGTTCTGCCCGGCAGCAGGCTGCTTGCCAGCATGCTGCGGGTCAGCCGCAATACCGTGGACAATGCCTACGGCCAGCTTGTGGCCGAGGGGTATATTGCCCCTCGCAAGGGGGTGGGCTTTGCGGTGCTGCATGTGCCCGGCATTGGCGGCCCCGAGGGGTCACACTGCCAGACCGGCCTCGCGTCAACCCGCCCGGCCGCCGCTCATGCTGACGGTCTGGCGGGCACAAGGGCCGCCACTCTGGCTGATGCGCAAACGGACGCACAGGCTGTGGCCTACGACCTGACAAACAGCAGCCACACCGTTGATCTTTTTCCAAAAAGTCTATGGAAAAAATATACGCTCGAATGTCTGGAACTGCTGGAGCGCGAAGAAAAAATCTCCTCGCTGCAGGCAATGCAGGGCGAGGCGTACCTACGCAGGCACCTGCTGGCTTACCTCAAGCGCATCCGTGGCGTAACCTGCACCGAAGACCAGATCGTCATCACCTGCGGCCTGCAGCAGTCTCTGGAATACGTGTGCAAAATGGCCGCCCGCCGCGACCAGATCATCCTGATGGAAGAGCCCGGCTTCAACAAGGCGGCCGCTGTTTTTCGCAACAACCACATAGCCATCCAGACAGTGCCGGTGGACCAAAACGGCCTTGTGGTCGCAAGCCTGCCCCCAAGCCCCAACGCCTTTGCCCTGTACTCCACGCCCTCGCACCAGTTTCCCACCGGCGCAACCCTGCCCATCGGTCGCAGACACGCCCTGCTGCGCTGGGCGCAAGAAAACAACGTCTACATCCTCGAAGACGACTTTGACAGCGAGCTGCGCTACTATTCCAAGCCCATCCCCTCGCTGCAATCCATAGATACAGAAAACCGCGTCATCTACCTCGGCACGTTCTCCAAGGGGATATCGCCATCCATCCGCATGGGGTACATGATTCTGCCCCCGCACCTGGCGGCCCTGTTTGGCGAAATGTTTGCGGAATACAACAGCACCGTGCCGGTGCTCAACCAGTATATCATAGGCCGTCTGCTTGAGACCGGCCAGTACGACAGACACATCCGCCGCCTGGGGCATGTGTTCAAAAACCGGCTGGAGCTGTTTGTCCGCGAGCTTTTGTGCCTGGGGCCCAAAATCAGCATAACCGGCAACGGCACGGGCCAGTACTTTTTGCTGCGCTTTGCGGCAGGCGCGGATCAGCAGCAGCTCATCAGCAGGGCCCTGCGGCACGGCGTGCGCGTTTACCCTACCATGCAGTTTTGGCAGGACAAGGCCGAGTGCCCGCCGCACACGCTTTTTTTGGGTTTTGGAAAAATCCGGCTTGAGGACATACCAGACTGCGTGGCCCGCCTCAGGGCCGCCTGGGCGGAATGGCTGCTGTAA